The segment AGACCTCCCAAGAGTGTGAGTAGTGGGAAATAAATAACAGGCTATTTTCCATCTCCAAGGAGCCATGCTGAATTTGTCAGTTCTACAATCTGCAGCTTGCTTTTACTTGTAAATGTTCAGATCATGAGCTGGATTAGTAggtgatagaagcagaaaatactggaaatgctcagcaggtcaggccacatctatggagagagataagttatcatttcaggttgatgatctaaTCTAGCATCCAAATAATTTTCTCTAGCATCAGTTGGTAATCGTACTTTTTCcataacaaaaatctgtcactgTTAGTGTTGCGTTTGCTCTCACATCCTTGCCCTGCATGAGTGGTAGGTCACAACAAAAGTAATTATATGGGTCTTTTTTGTCATCAAGTTTTCAGCTTAGTGGCAGTTATTAAACCTGCCTTTTCACATGTATAATTTACAGACAAGTTGACAAAATTTGAAACTGTAGCTATTGTCAACAAATACCTTGGTCAAATTAAATTTGTGAATCACATTGGCCTGTAGGATCTGCCAAACCATGTAAACACATTGCTAATGATCTTATCAACCAATTTTAATGCCCAATCAGTCAACAGGTTTGGAGAGTTCATTGGCAAATGTTAACAAATTCTGAGCTTGATGTCTATACAATCTCATTAAAAACAGTGTTGCCAAAAAGTGGACATATTTTAGTTTTGTTTGCATTCATCGAACTGTTTAATAGATCTTAAGAACTGCAAAAGGAATGAGCTGTGTTCAGTATGCATCACATTCTTTGAAAGTGCCACCATGCTGTAAAAAACTGCAGGCCCTCCACGCATGTTTACACACCATGCAAAAAGATTATTGATTAATTAAACATGACTATATGCCTTGTCAGGACAGAATATAGGTAAAACTATTAATTGCTTTACTCAGTCTTTCTCTCCTTTTAAGTAAATAACAATAAAATtagcttaaaaaaaaattgtcaaaaCTAAATATTTTGTACTTCTGTCTCTGGATCTCAGTTCCTGTTTTGCTTTTCCCTGTCAGTGTCCTTATAGTCATATTTCTTGTACTCACCGGGGTCCAGaatttctgtgttggaaaattgaGGACTTATAACCAGTGCCACTGCAAGAGTATGCAAAATTTTTTAAagtattcattcacgggatgtgggcttcactcgcatttattgttcatccctagttgccttttagaaggtggtggtgagctgccttcttgaactgctgcagtccatgtgatgtaggtacacccacggagctgtcaggaagggagttccaggattttgacccagcgacagtgaaggaaccataATATATTTCTAAGGATGTTGAGTGActcggagaggaacttccaggtggtggtgttcccatctatgtgctgcccttgaccttctagatggtagtggtcatcggtttggaagatgctgtctatgggaaggtggtggcatagcggtattgtcactggactggtaaaccAGAGAttagggtaatgctttggggaccagggtttgaatcccaccatggcagatggtagaatttgaattcaataaaaatctggaatgaaaagtctaatgaggaccatgaaaccattgctgattgtcgtaaaaacccatctggtcactaatgtcctttagggaaggaaatctgctgtccttgcctggtctggcctacatgtgactcctgacccacagcaatgtggttgactctcaaatgccctctgaacaagggcaattagggatgggcaataaatgctggcctagccagcaaaacccacatcccataaacgaatataaaaaataaaggagccttggtgacctTCCAGACATGTGAAGCATCCCTTATTTATTATAATCATTATTTAAATGTGGAATATGTTATTTCTGATTAACCATCTTAAATGGCTTTGTAAAGTTTCTTTTTGGTGTAAACAAGTCCAACTTCAAGTTCCGCTCAATATCACTTGGAATTGCTGACTCTGACATCAACAACCCCAGAATGATTGGTCATTCGTGTTTTTGTCCCAGTGGGGTGGTCATCTGATCCAGCTGCGATATTTGGGATGAAAGTTTCCCTTCCCCATTCGTGGGAATAGGATTCAGGCACTAACCCCATATACCGTAGCCACAATGGGCACAAATCCTAACACTAGCTCTCATCCTGGCTACAAACTCCAAACTATGCTACAATTTCCAAGTGAAAGCAGCTACGGATTCACCATAACTGCCTCCTTCCTCCTGCCCCACCACCAATGGAATGGGAGGAAAGTATCTGACCTTTACAAAGTGCAAAGTTCTTGTGTGTTTGCATGGTCTTAAAATCTTTATGTTTTGTTTGCAGGTGTCTTGCAGTTCAGTGAGATTATAACCAATCTCATGGTTCTGATTTGCGTGGCAGCTTCACAAGCAGCAATATCTGGCTACACGTCCATGGGAGGACTTGGGACAGGTGCTTTTAGCATTGATTCAGCGTACAGCCCCTTCCAAGGCACTGAGCTGGAGCAGGTCCGGGATCTTGACATGCAGTTTAGCCAGATGAGAACCCCTGGAGTATACGCAGGGGTAGTTTCTAGCATTGTTGCAGGTTCTGTCACCCTTCTCTTTTTAGTGGGTGGTGCTAAACCTCTTCACCGCCTTTCCTCAAAATTTCTCATGGCTGAATTTGTGTTTAATATTCTTGCCTGTATCGGGTACATAGTGGGCGTTGGACTTTACCTGCATCTTATAATTACGGTAAATAGCACAGAAGTTTGTAGATTAAGAAACCGTTTATATGCCGGCCATGGTTACACCTTTATGAATTGTGATGTTCAGGGAGGAGATGCTGCCGTAGCTTTATTTGGCTTAATTTCTGCTTGCTTGTATTGTGCAAGTGCAGTTTTCAGTTTTTTGGCACTGAGAACTCTGAAGAAAATTACCGAAGAGATGAATGCGGGCAATGCAGTACACCAAGATTTTGAGGAAGTTGAATATAAAGAGTGTTCAAACCATCAGGATGGTAAGGCTGATCAGCAGCTCACGACTCTTGTGTAAAGTAGCTAACCTAAGTATATTTTGTTTCCCCAGTGTCTCAAGGTTTAGCTAGTGAGTAATTGAGCCATATAGGTCAGGAAGGTGCCATGCTCAATCACTGATCTGTGTTGTGTTACCTGATATCAGCTGGAGTAgtgaacataggacttaggagctgagtaagccattcagcccttcaagcccactccgccattcaataagatcatggggtAGTGTCttcccccaataacccttgactctcttgtctatcaaGAATATGTCTAACtccgccttgaataaattcaatgacccagcttccactgctctctaggaaagagaattccatactaacaaccctcagagaaaaaaaattcatctcatctctgtcttaaaagggagacctcttattcttaaattgtgcgtcccctagttctagtctccccatgagtggaaacatcctcctcgTATCTACactatcaagtcccttcaggatgttatatgtttcaataagatcatttctcattcttctaaactccaatgggcataggcccaacctgttcaacctttcttcataagataaacccctcatcccaggaatgagtccagtgaaaGAAAACTAAAACCAGCCAGAATTCCCAGGGTTAGGAAAAAGAAAATCCATTAGTGTTTCCACTTCTGATGATAACTCTTCAATAATATCTGCAGAAGTGTGCATATGGATGTTAAGCAAGAACACAACCAGACTTGGTTATGAAGGATCCCTGGGCTCAGTAGACTGCCGGTAAAAGTCAAAGCTCACATGTGAATAATGAGATACTGGAAGTGGTAACCAGTGGAACTATATGCTACCAAGATGAAACGaaaaacattttaattggctccatTAACATActgaaaaaatgtttttaaaaaattaaattgtaCAACTCTGGTGAAGGTTTATAATCTtgattctttttttaaacagttaATTTCATTTCATATTTACATCAAATGGAGATGACTGCAACCACGTGTTCAATACCTAATGAAatgaattggaaaataataggTTTTACATGTTGAAAATCTTACATGCTGTAGGAGGTATGATATTCCTCTGCACAAATCTATAAAATCAAATCTGAATGTCACTTATCAAGTCATATAGTTCAATTAATCCGCTGTCCATCAGATTGTAAGAAGTCCagttttatatatatgtatatgtacaTGTAAATTTGAGTTTAACAGCTCAAGTTTCACTTTCTTTTGTCCTATGTTCTCTTGACCTTTTAGTCAGGTCCTACCTCCATGATTACAGACATTTTTTTGAAGTATTAAGCATATCATGTtgcaagaattttaaaaattatgcaaAAAATTACATTAATCCAATACTTTAGTACATTTTCTGAAAGTATGATCTGTGCTTGCTATTAGAAGGAAGAATGCTGCTGTTTCCTGCTACAGCAAGTTCACAAATTGGGATAAATGAAAAATGTTTTGTGAAGAACTC is part of the Carcharodon carcharias isolate sCarCar2 chromosome 3, sCarCar2.pri, whole genome shotgun sequence genome and harbors:
- the LOC121275618 gene encoding MARVEL domain-containing protein 3-like; the encoded protein is MSDANKLPRSSDRNRPSNRPHRERRHQDRSGAESNHSGRRSREDHRDPRESHQSKPYPSRQSYPSSERYDPRGEPYSRPPRLPPAQPNSRPSSSSPPYYSSASQTNTSPKESFGTKCSYLCSRRGVLQFSEIITNLMVLICVAASQAAISGYTSMGGLGTGAFSIDSAYSPFQGTELEQVRDLDMQFSQMRTPGVYAGVVSSIVAGSVTLLFLVGGAKPLHRLSSKFLMAEFVFNILACIGYIVGVGLYLHLIITVNSTEVCRLRNRLYAGHGYTFMNCDVQGGDAAVALFGLISACLYCASAVFSFLALRTLKKITEEMNAGNAVHQDFEEVEYKECSNHQDGKADQQLTTLV